In one Streptomyces sp. T12 genomic region, the following are encoded:
- a CDS encoding M1 family metallopeptidase, translated as MHRRIMAPGAFAAASLMLAIPASAASNSPGAPGIGDPYYPAYGNGGYDVSHYDLRLKYQPATDELEGTATLLAKTTQDLSRFDLDFLLDVSEVRVNGAKASFATSGEHELEITPKSPLAKGTAVTVVVRYRGVPSSKQAYGFTSWHRTPDGGVGANEPEAAWWWFPSNDHPLDKATYDVSVLVPDGTQAISNGTLQSTSSRLGWTRYNWRSNKPQATYLATLAVGKFDVTTGTSESGIPVINAYSKDLGDHYGAARASIERTGEIADWLSGYFGPYPYNALGGYVPNTDTGYALETQTRPFYSPANFANGSNTSVVVHELAHQWYGDLVSVKDWKDIWINEGFARYAQWLWSEHEGEGTAQEIADYVYASRAAGDAFWKVRPGDPGPENQFHIAVYDRGALTVQALRNEIGDDAFFAILKGWTQKYAYGNASVADFQRYAEEVSGKPLAALFDTWLFQPSKPAAPAAHSASIARSAKEPVQPKSWKKIAATNGVHDHGHEHEGDR; from the coding sequence GTGCACCGCAGAATCATGGCGCCGGGCGCATTCGCAGCCGCCTCTTTGATGCTGGCGATCCCGGCATCGGCCGCGAGCAACTCCCCCGGCGCTCCGGGTATCGGCGACCCCTACTACCCGGCCTACGGCAACGGCGGATACGACGTCTCCCACTACGACCTGCGGCTGAAGTACCAGCCGGCCACGGACGAGTTGGAGGGTACGGCGACCCTGCTGGCGAAGACCACGCAGGATCTGTCCCGCTTCGATCTGGACTTCCTGCTGGACGTCAGCGAGGTCCGGGTCAACGGCGCGAAGGCGTCGTTCGCGACGTCGGGCGAACACGAGCTGGAGATCACGCCGAAGAGCCCGCTGGCCAAGGGCACGGCCGTCACGGTCGTCGTGCGCTACCGCGGTGTGCCGTCGTCGAAGCAGGCGTACGGCTTCACCAGCTGGCACCGCACCCCGGACGGCGGTGTCGGGGCGAACGAGCCCGAGGCCGCCTGGTGGTGGTTCCCGAGCAACGACCACCCGCTCGACAAGGCGACGTACGACGTCTCGGTGCTCGTCCCCGACGGCACGCAGGCCATCTCCAACGGCACGCTGCAGTCGACGAGTTCACGGCTGGGCTGGACCCGCTACAACTGGCGCTCGAACAAGCCCCAGGCGACCTATCTCGCCACGCTCGCGGTCGGCAAGTTCGACGTGACCACGGGGACCAGCGAGAGCGGCATTCCGGTCATCAACGCCTACAGCAAGGACCTGGGCGACCACTACGGCGCGGCGCGGGCGAGCATCGAGCGGACCGGGGAGATCGCCGACTGGCTGAGCGGGTACTTCGGGCCGTACCCCTACAACGCGCTCGGCGGGTATGTGCCGAACACCGACACCGGATACGCGCTGGAGACGCAGACCCGGCCGTTCTACAGCCCGGCGAACTTCGCGAACGGGTCGAACACCTCCGTCGTCGTCCATGAGCTCGCCCATCAGTGGTACGGCGACCTGGTGTCCGTCAAGGACTGGAAGGACATCTGGATCAACGAGGGCTTCGCCCGGTACGCGCAGTGGCTGTGGTCGGAGCACGAGGGTGAGGGGACGGCGCAGGAGATCGCCGACTACGTGTACGCCTCGCGTGCGGCCGGCGATGCCTTCTGGAAGGTGCGGCCCGGTGACCCCGGGCCGGAGAACCAGTTCCACATCGCGGTCTACGACCGGGGTGCGCTGACTGTGCAGGCGCTGCGCAACGAGATCGGGGACGACGCCTTCTTCGCCATCCTCAAGGGCTGGACGCAGAAGTACGCCTACGGCAACGCGTCGGTGGCCGACTTCCAGCGGTACGCCGAGGAGGTGTCCGGGAAGCCGCTGGCGGCGCTCTTCGACACATGGCTGTTCCAGCCGTCGAAGCCGGCCGCTCCGGCGGCGCACAGCGCGTCCATCGCCAGGTCGGCCAAGGAGCCGGTGCAGCCGAAGTCCTGGAAGAAGATCGCGGCTACGAACGGCGTGCACGACCACGGGCACGAGCACGAGGGCGACCGCTGA
- a CDS encoding macro domain-containing protein, producing MSEITYVRGDATVPSVKGVKVIAHVCNDIGGWGKGFVLAVSRRWTEPEAAYRAWHRDRASNDFGLGAAQFVQVEPYVWVANLIGQRGIRTGSKGVPVRYEAIDTALARLADKATELGASVHMPRIGCGLAGGKWPRVEPLITDRLVRRGVAVTVYDHGEGGS from the coding sequence ATGTCGGAGATCACGTATGTCCGGGGTGACGCCACCGTTCCGTCGGTGAAGGGCGTCAAGGTGATCGCCCATGTCTGCAACGACATCGGGGGATGGGGGAAGGGTTTCGTCCTGGCCGTGTCACGCCGCTGGACGGAGCCGGAGGCGGCCTACCGGGCCTGGCACCGCGACCGCGCGTCGAACGACTTCGGGCTGGGCGCCGCCCAGTTCGTGCAGGTCGAGCCGTATGTGTGGGTGGCGAACCTGATCGGGCAACGGGGGATACGCACAGGCAGCAAGGGCGTCCCGGTCCGGTACGAGGCGATCGACACGGCGCTGGCAAGGCTGGCCGACAAGGCGACCGAACTCGGCGCGTCCGTGCACATGCCGCGGATAGGGTGCGGGTTGGCCGGGGGCAAGTGGCCCCGCGTCGAGCCGTTGATCACCGATCGGCTTGTGCGGAGGGGAGTCGCCGTCACGGTCTACGACCATGGGGAGGGCGGAAGTTGA
- a CDS encoding PfkB family carbohydrate kinase, whose amino-acid sequence MSRDIDVLVLGGAGVDTIVYVPELPLPYADSYMIDSGIRTRAGQTGDFVAAGLSGLGLRTHHVDFLGEDPEGDLVRALHREHGIALTAIPQPAGTKRAVNLVGPDGRRLSLYDTSRAHADDRFPEDTLRTLAGAGRHAHVSITHPCAHALPALREAGVTLSTDLHNWDGENPYHEPFAYAADVVFLSAAALTDPERTMRRIAERGRAEVVVATAGAEGASLLTDGVLTHVPPVAPPAPVVDSNGAGDAFAAAFLFGMLSGEPPHRCALYGAVAGAHACTVPSTETDAIGRDELLTRAASFEAPEAPKAVGAPKAS is encoded by the coding sequence TTGAGCCGGGACATCGACGTGCTCGTGTTGGGCGGTGCCGGTGTGGACACCATCGTGTACGTCCCCGAGCTGCCCCTCCCGTACGCCGACAGCTACATGATCGACAGTGGGATCCGTACCCGCGCCGGTCAGACCGGGGACTTCGTGGCCGCCGGTCTGAGCGGCCTCGGCCTGCGCACCCACCACGTCGACTTCCTCGGCGAGGACCCCGAGGGCGACCTCGTCCGAGCCCTGCACCGCGAGCACGGCATCGCCCTGACCGCGATCCCGCAGCCCGCCGGCACCAAGCGCGCGGTCAACCTGGTCGGGCCGGACGGACGGCGGCTGTCCCTGTACGACACCAGCAGGGCACACGCGGACGACCGGTTCCCCGAGGACACACTGCGCACCCTCGCGGGGGCCGGCCGGCACGCGCATGTGTCGATCACCCACCCCTGCGCCCACGCCCTGCCCGCCCTCCGCGAGGCCGGCGTCACACTCTCCACCGACCTCCACAACTGGGACGGGGAGAACCCGTACCACGAGCCCTTCGCGTACGCGGCCGACGTGGTGTTCCTCTCCGCGGCCGCCCTGACCGACCCGGAGCGGACCATGCGCCGCATCGCCGAGCGGGGGAGAGCCGAGGTGGTCGTCGCCACCGCCGGAGCCGAGGGCGCTTCCCTCCTGACCGACGGCGTGCTCACACACGTTCCCCCGGTGGCTCCACCGGCGCCGGTGGTGGACTCCAACGGCGCCGGCGACGCCTTCGCGGCCGCCTTCCTCTTCGGCATGCTGTCCGGCGAGCCACCGCACCGATGCGCCCTGTACGGCGCGGTGGCCGGCGCCCATGCCTGCACGGTGCCGTCGACGGAGACGGACGCGATCGGACGGGACGAACTCCTCACGCGCGCGGCCTCGTTCGAGGCCCCTGAGGCCCCCAAGGCCGTTGGGGCTCCTAAGGCCTCCTAA
- a CDS encoding Xaa-Pro dipeptidyl-peptidase translates to MPIRMRFTIWRPLATVATTALMATFLTPATAHSAPWESRPVYSYENAIREAVWVDTGLDHDRDGKSDRVAVDIVRPRETDRQGRKIPVIMDASPYYSCCGRGNEGQKKTYDAHGNVVQMPLFYDNYFVPRGYAFVGVDLAGTNRSDGCVDVGGRSDILSAKAVVDWLNGRATAYTTRTGTTKAKATWTNGRTGMIGKSWDGTIANGVAATGVEGLKTIVPIGAISSWYDYYFQQGAPLFDSGPDWLSDYVESPDARAKCGAVQQMIVDGAPRTGDWTPLWTERDYVKDARKVRASVFLIHGMQDLTVRMKQLGQWWDALAKNGVERKIWLSQTGHVDPFDFRRAEWVQTLHRWFDHELLGYDNGIDREPMADIERHPDQWATSKAWPPRGTDTTTLRPAKGTQAGVGALGLRKGNDTETFTDDPQHSETDWAAYIDRPTPDKAGFVTKPLTRHLRVSGSSEVTVTATPSTSTAHLSAVLVDLGADTIRDYATSGEGIATLTDRTCWGGSTTGDSACFKETKAKTADVDYTVVSRGWADLGNYASDLKGAALTPGRPYTITLDLAATDHVVPAGHRLALIIAGTDKDLIDPPSTTPTLTLDLSRTKARVPLVGGAPAFARATTGSVPAAVEATPLDGVTAPRTTHRIPEGGQ, encoded by the coding sequence ATGCCGATACGCATGCGCTTCACGATCTGGAGACCGCTCGCGACGGTGGCCACGACCGCCCTCATGGCTACGTTCCTGACCCCCGCGACGGCGCACTCCGCCCCGTGGGAGAGCAGACCCGTCTACTCGTACGAGAACGCCATCCGCGAGGCCGTATGGGTGGACACCGGACTCGACCACGACCGCGACGGAAAGAGCGACCGCGTCGCCGTCGACATCGTCCGGCCCCGGGAGACGGACCGGCAGGGCCGCAAGATACCCGTCATCATGGACGCCAGCCCGTACTACTCCTGCTGCGGGCGCGGCAACGAGGGCCAGAAGAAGACGTACGACGCCCACGGGAACGTCGTGCAGATGCCCCTGTTCTACGACAACTACTTCGTGCCCCGCGGCTACGCCTTCGTCGGCGTCGACCTCGCCGGCACCAACCGCTCCGACGGCTGCGTGGACGTCGGCGGCCGCTCCGACATCCTCTCCGCGAAGGCCGTCGTCGACTGGCTCAACGGCCGCGCGACGGCGTACACGACCCGCACCGGCACCACCAAGGCCAAGGCGACGTGGACCAACGGCCGCACCGGCATGATCGGCAAGAGCTGGGACGGCACCATAGCCAACGGCGTCGCCGCCACCGGGGTCGAGGGCCTGAAGACCATCGTCCCGATCGGCGCCATCTCCTCCTGGTACGACTACTACTTCCAGCAGGGCGCCCCGCTGTTCGACTCCGGCCCCGACTGGCTCTCCGACTACGTCGAGAGCCCCGACGCCCGCGCCAAGTGCGGCGCCGTCCAGCAGATGATCGTCGACGGGGCCCCGCGCACCGGCGACTGGACGCCGCTGTGGACCGAGCGCGACTACGTGAAGGACGCGCGCAAGGTCAGGGCGAGCGTCTTCCTGATCCACGGCATGCAGGACCTCACCGTCCGTATGAAGCAGCTCGGTCAGTGGTGGGACGCCCTGGCGAAGAACGGCGTCGAGCGCAAGATCTGGCTCTCCCAGACTGGCCACGTCGACCCGTTCGACTTCCGCCGCGCGGAGTGGGTGCAGACCCTGCACCGCTGGTTCGACCACGAACTCCTCGGCTACGACAACGGCATCGACCGTGAGCCGATGGCCGACATCGAGCGCCACCCCGACCAGTGGGCCACCTCCAAGGCCTGGCCGCCGCGCGGCACCGACACCACCACCCTGCGCCCCGCCAAGGGCACCCAGGCCGGCGTCGGCGCCCTCGGCCTGCGCAAGGGCAACGACACCGAGACCTTCACCGACGACCCGCAGCACAGCGAGACCGACTGGGCCGCGTACATCGACCGGCCCACCCCCGACAAGGCGGGCTTCGTGACCAAGCCGCTCACCCGCCACCTGCGTGTGTCCGGCTCCTCCGAGGTCACCGTCACCGCGACCCCGAGCACCTCGACGGCCCACCTCTCCGCCGTCCTGGTCGACCTCGGCGCCGACACCATCCGCGACTACGCGACGAGCGGCGAGGGCATCGCCACGCTCACCGACCGCACCTGCTGGGGCGGGAGCACCACCGGCGACAGCGCCTGCTTCAAGGAGACCAAGGCGAAGACCGCCGACGTCGATTACACGGTCGTCAGCCGCGGCTGGGCCGACCTGGGGAACTACGCCTCCGACCTGAAGGGCGCAGCGCTCACGCCGGGCAGGCCTTACACCATCACCCTCGACCTGGCGGCCACCGACCACGTGGTCCCGGCGGGCCACCGCCTCGCCCTGATCATCGCCGGCACGGACAAGGACCTGATCGATCCTCCGTCGACCACGCCGACCCTCACACTCGACCTCTCCCGTACGAAGGCCCGCGTCCCGCTGGTCGGCGGCGCCCCCGCGTTCGCCCGCGCCACGACGGGCTCCGTGCCCGCAGCCGTCGAGGCCACGCCCCTCGACGGCGTGACCGCACCCCGCACCACCCACCGCATCCCGGAGGGAGGCCAGTGA